Proteins from a single region of Dyadobacter fanqingshengii:
- a CDS encoding alpha/beta fold hydrolase: MDIKKRNNVKVFGNGTQPMVFAHGFGCGQHMWRYIWPAFEKDYKIVLFDYVGSGGSDISAYNHERYDSLNGYAQDVIDICHELALKNCVFIGHSVSSMVGVLASIKEPELFDSLVLIGPSARYIDDDQYTGGFKQADIEELLVTMERNYIGWANFLAPAIMQNGSRPELGAELTESFCSTDPIIAKQFAQVTFLSDNRRDLAKVVHPVLILQCSEDIIAPVQVGEYLHRQMSGSVYKLMQATGHCPHLSAPKETIKLMQEFLSH; the protein is encoded by the coding sequence ATGGACATCAAGAAACGAAATAATGTAAAAGTGTTCGGCAACGGCACACAGCCGATGGTCTTTGCTCATGGCTTCGGATGCGGGCAACACATGTGGCGCTACATATGGCCGGCATTCGAAAAAGATTATAAAATTGTCCTCTTTGATTATGTCGGCAGTGGCGGCTCAGATATCAGTGCTTATAATCACGAGCGTTATGACAGCTTAAATGGTTATGCACAGGATGTGATAGACATTTGCCATGAGCTGGCTTTGAAAAACTGCGTTTTCATTGGTCATTCAGTAAGCAGTATGGTTGGCGTGCTGGCATCAATCAAAGAACCTGAACTGTTTGACAGCCTTGTTTTGATCGGCCCGTCTGCCAGGTACATTGACGACGACCAGTACACCGGTGGGTTTAAACAAGCGGACATAGAAGAGCTTTTGGTGACCATGGAGAGAAATTACATTGGTTGGGCAAATTTCCTTGCGCCCGCCATCATGCAAAACGGCAGCCGGCCTGAGCTGGGGGCTGAGTTAACAGAAAGCTTTTGTTCAACCGACCCCATCATTGCCAAACAGTTCGCCCAGGTCACTTTTTTATCTGACAACCGAAGGGACCTGGCCAAGGTAGTGCACCCGGTGCTGATTTTGCAGTGCTCAGAAGATATTATTGCGCCTGTCCAGGTAGGAGAGTACTTGCACCGTCAGATGAGTGGGAGCGTATATAAGCTCATGCAAGCCACAGGGCATTGTCCGCACCTGAGTGCACCGAAAGAAACTATTAAGCTCATGCAGGAATTCCTTTCGCACTAA
- a CDS encoding styrene monooxygenase/indole monooxygenase family protein: MRKIAIMGAGQSGLHLAIRLVKSGYDVTIISERSAEEIFNGQPTGATYLFHDSLQLERELGLDFWSDTAYHSTGFNINFGKPDGNFAFGIKSRTSKPGASIDQRLKFYQWIKLFEKLGGKFIVSDTTPSDLLACTAEFDLVIVSSGKGPLARLFTKDEERSTHEKPARKLVQLHINDFEQTDKTKFTSITLDALMGGGEIITAPFYQKDDIQCAFILIESIPGGPMDVFDDATTASELLAKAKEMIRTLMPWRYPAFANAEVIADNAFLKGAFTPVVRKPVVQLNSTAAVLGVGDTVILNDPIVGQGGNNASKMANVYAKAIIARGDKPFDVAWMNETFESFWDYSKYVNRFSDIFLAPAQPHVVEILGAATQNPEIASDFVNGFNHPPAIFPWLDNAEEAKKYLASKVKSAEPVM; encoded by the coding sequence ATGAGAAAGATAGCAATCATGGGAGCAGGGCAGTCGGGATTACACCTGGCGATCAGACTTGTAAAAAGCGGATACGACGTGACGATCATTTCAGAACGTTCTGCCGAAGAGATTTTTAACGGCCAGCCGACGGGTGCTACCTATCTTTTTCACGACTCATTGCAACTGGAACGCGAGCTAGGACTTGATTTCTGGAGTGATACCGCTTATCATTCCACGGGTTTCAATATCAACTTCGGCAAACCCGACGGTAACTTTGCATTTGGTATCAAGTCACGCACCAGCAAGCCGGGTGCATCCATTGATCAGCGTTTGAAGTTCTATCAATGGATCAAGCTTTTTGAAAAACTGGGTGGTAAATTCATCGTCAGCGACACCACGCCTTCTGATCTGCTTGCCTGCACGGCCGAGTTTGATCTGGTGATCGTATCCTCCGGCAAAGGTCCGCTGGCCCGGCTGTTTACAAAAGACGAGGAGCGTTCGACGCACGAAAAGCCAGCCCGAAAGCTTGTACAGCTGCATATCAATGATTTTGAACAGACCGATAAAACCAAATTCACTTCCATTACTTTGGATGCATTGATGGGCGGCGGCGAGATCATCACTGCACCATTTTATCAAAAAGACGATATCCAATGCGCCTTTATCCTGATCGAAAGCATTCCGGGCGGTCCGATGGACGTATTCGATGACGCGACCACAGCCAGTGAACTGCTTGCAAAAGCCAAAGAAATGATCCGGACGCTCATGCCCTGGCGTTACCCGGCCTTTGCCAATGCGGAGGTGATTGCCGACAATGCGTTTTTAAAAGGAGCATTCACCCCGGTTGTACGCAAGCCGGTGGTTCAGCTCAACTCTACTGCAGCTGTGCTTGGGGTTGGAGATACCGTTATTTTAAATGATCCTATCGTGGGCCAGGGCGGCAACAATGCATCCAAAATGGCCAACGTTTATGCCAAAGCGATCATTGCCAGAGGCGACAAACCTTTTGATGTTGCCTGGATGAATGAAACTTTTGAAAGTTTTTGGGATTATTCCAAATACGTGAACCGGTTCTCCGACATATTTCTGGCTCCCGCGCAGCCGCACGTGGTTGAAATACTGGGCGCAGCTACACAGAACCCCGAAATCGCTTCTGACTTTGTCAACGGTTTCAATCATCCGCCCGCGATTTTTCCCTGGCTGGACAATGCAGAGGAAGCCAAAAAATACCTCGCCAGCAAAGTCAAAAGTGCCGAACCTGTGATGTAG
- a CDS encoding response regulator, which yields MLNDEKTIYLVDDDDDDRMIISQAVHQLMGNVNIIEFSSGFEFLDRVLGQQPSQQTLVLMDINMPRVSGLEVITAMRLDPSCKHLPILAISTATDPGLIDKLIASGASGYFEKPASFEQVTQLANDINDFYVSHYR from the coding sequence ATGCTCAATGACGAAAAAACAATCTACCTGGTCGATGACGACGACGATGACCGGATGATTATCAGCCAGGCTGTCCATCAGCTGATGGGCAACGTGAATATCATCGAATTCAGTAGTGGTTTCGAATTCCTGGATCGCGTTTTGGGCCAGCAGCCATCGCAACAGACTTTGGTACTCATGGATATTAATATGCCCCGCGTTAGCGGCCTGGAAGTGATAACGGCAATGCGTTTAGACCCATCGTGCAAACATCTTCCGATCCTGGCCATATCAACAGCGACAGACCCCGGGCTGATTGACAAGTTGATTGCAAGCGGTGCGTCGGGATATTTTGAAAAGCCTGCTTCGTTTGAGCAGGTCACCCAATTGGCCAATGATATCAATGATTTCTACGTCAGCCATTACCGCTAG
- a CDS encoding PAS domain-containing sensor histidine kinase produces the protein MQQAENILQDLPCGCVIFTETGMVTFINRTLCSVLGFQVEDVQGKSVEVVMTISSRIFHQTHFFPLLKLKGQVSEIFLSLRANDGSSIPMMANAKSITENGEPCYICVYTPVWERQKYENQLLEVNRAQQKALDENAMLNRLKDELESNQFNLDRKISILAERSREYLQMGKVFMHDMQEPIRKISLFFDTFLRKEGIPQNAGEHSQVEIIKRSILRLKFLTGSLLDFVQNSVSDDPVTLLNPGALIQQASAELTKKHGPFDYDINIGDLPEFDGRAVQIKRVFIELLKNAVENKASDRKLAIRVTAIVSEENAYQNHSAKYRYTDHVKIEFADNGAGFDNRFNEYVFGLLNKLNMGTPGPGLGLALCKQIIAGHYGTIQAKSEVGKGTSIVIMLPLRQMANHNQIV, from the coding sequence TTGCAACAAGCAGAAAACATATTACAGGATTTGCCTTGCGGCTGTGTGATTTTTACCGAGACAGGAATGGTCACATTCATTAACAGGACCCTATGCTCGGTGCTGGGTTTCCAGGTAGAAGACGTCCAGGGGAAAAGCGTGGAAGTGGTCATGACCATTTCCAGCCGCATATTCCACCAAACCCATTTTTTTCCATTGCTTAAATTGAAGGGGCAGGTAAGTGAGATATTCCTGTCACTCCGGGCTAATGATGGGAGCTCAATCCCGATGATGGCCAATGCCAAATCCATCACTGAAAACGGGGAGCCCTGTTACATTTGTGTGTACACGCCGGTCTGGGAGCGACAGAAGTATGAAAACCAACTCTTGGAAGTTAACCGTGCGCAACAAAAGGCGTTGGATGAGAATGCTATGTTGAACCGGCTGAAAGACGAGCTCGAATCCAATCAATTTAACCTGGATCGAAAAATATCCATCCTCGCCGAGCGAAGCCGGGAATATCTGCAAATGGGCAAGGTATTCATGCACGACATGCAGGAGCCTATCCGCAAAATCAGTCTTTTCTTCGATACATTCCTACGTAAAGAGGGTATTCCACAAAACGCAGGCGAACACAGTCAAGTTGAAATAATCAAGCGCTCTATCCTGCGCTTAAAGTTCTTAACGGGCTCGCTGCTAGACTTTGTACAAAATTCCGTTTCCGACGACCCGGTAACTTTGCTCAATCCCGGTGCGCTTATCCAACAGGCCAGTGCAGAGCTTACTAAAAAGCACGGCCCTTTTGATTATGACATTAACATCGGGGATTTGCCAGAGTTTGATGGCAGGGCGGTGCAGATCAAGCGGGTCTTTATTGAGCTGTTAAAAAATGCGGTTGAAAACAAGGCCTCTGACCGCAAATTGGCAATCCGGGTCACTGCCATCGTCTCAGAAGAAAATGCATATCAGAACCATTCAGCAAAGTACAGATATACCGATCATGTCAAGATCGAGTTTGCTGACAACGGTGCTGGTTTTGATAATAGGTTCAATGAATATGTGTTCGGTCTTTTAAATAAGCTTAACATGGGCACTCCTGGTCCGGGGCTGGGCCTAGCCTTATGTAAACAGATCATAGCGGGGCACTACGGTACGATCCAAGCGAAATCTGAGGTAGGAAAGGGAACAAGCATTGTAATTATGCTGCCGCTTCGGCAAATGGCAAATCATAACCAAATTGTGTGA